Proteins from one Chitinophaga oryzae genomic window:
- a CDS encoding alpha/beta hydrolase has product MDFKPLKYVYQPAANKDAYTLLLLHGTGGDEQDMLPLAPALTRNFHVLSLRGNVLEHGMPRFFRRLGMGVFDEPDVHFRTHEMVHFLKELSAQEGFDLQKLVAAGYSNGANIAGAVLMLYPELLAGAMLFRPMQPLHGIEDPFETNRQQPVFMSSGKMDSTVDPAATAAYATLLSANGFNVSSHNINTGHNLTQQDIDLAAGWVKENFR; this is encoded by the coding sequence ATGGATTTTAAGCCCCTGAAATATGTCTACCAGCCGGCAGCTAACAAGGACGCCTACACGTTGTTGTTGCTGCATGGCACCGGTGGCGACGAACAGGACATGCTGCCGCTGGCGCCTGCGCTGACGAGGAATTTTCATGTCCTCAGCCTTCGCGGCAATGTGCTGGAACACGGTATGCCCCGCTTCTTCCGCCGCCTGGGCATGGGCGTATTTGACGAGCCGGACGTGCATTTCAGGACGCATGAAATGGTGCACTTCCTGAAGGAACTGTCCGCACAGGAGGGCTTCGACCTGCAGAAGCTGGTCGCCGCCGGTTATTCCAACGGCGCCAATATTGCCGGCGCGGTACTGATGCTGTACCCTGAGCTGCTGGCCGGCGCCATGCTCTTCCGGCCGATGCAGCCGTTGCATGGCATTGAGGACCCATTCGAAACCAACCGCCAGCAGCCTGTTTTCATGAGCTCCGGCAAAATGGACAGCACCGTAGACCCGGCCGCAACAGCCGCCTATGCTACCCTGCTGAGCGCTAATGGTTTTAACGTCAGCAGCCACAACATCAACACAGGACATAATTTAACACAACAGGATATCGACCTGGCCGCAGGCTGGGTGAAAGAAAATTTCAGGTAA